The following coding sequences are from one Gossypium raimondii isolate GPD5lz chromosome 4, ASM2569854v1, whole genome shotgun sequence window:
- the LOC105767212 gene encoding uncharacterized protein LOC105767212 — MPLGMFPFKLVYGKPCHLYTELEHKAFWAIKKLNMDLIIAVNNRLLELNEMEEFRAQAYENAKLLKLFPSKLKYRWSGPFKIMHVYAHGPVEVKDGKTRFNFKVNGQRLKHY; from the exons ATGCCATTGGGAATGTTTCCTTTCAAGCTCGTCTATGGGAAACCTTGCCATTTGTATACTGAACTTGAACATAAGGCATTTTGGgcaattaagaaattgaacatgGATTTGATTATTGCTGTCAATAACCGACTACTGGAGTTGAATGAGATGGAGGAATTCAGAGCTCAAGCTTATGAAAATGCCAAACT GTTGAAACTTTTTCCTAGCAAATTGAAATATCGTTGGTCTGGCCCATTCAAGATCATGCATGTTTACGCTCATGGACCTGTAGAAGTCAAAGATGGCAAGACTCGCTTTAATTTCAAAGTCAATGGTCAACGTTTGAAGCATTATTGA